Proteins from a single region of Acipenser ruthenus chromosome 31, fAciRut3.2 maternal haplotype, whole genome shotgun sequence:
- the LOC117396824 gene encoding uncharacterized protein LOC117396824, with protein MTLSGYWSQFEKEFLASHNDYRQQHGAPALKLSRDLSEAAQEWAEHLLKIRALKHGCTGENLYFSSSSVPAEVSGKDAVGSWYSEIKDYDFSKPGFGFNTGHFTQVVWKSSTEVGVGKATDGKMTFVVGRYSPPGNVSNPGYFQENVLPKGSSVGKEKPGSGTAPSAAALKPGRAPAGPPPSVGESSGFEAEVLETHNAYRRQHGAPSLLLDAGLCRESQEWADHLLSLRALQHSDTSYGENIWFKWSSNKTDATGEEIVESWYSESKDYDFKHPGFQSNTGHFTQVVWVGSQRMGIGKATDGEGMVIAVARYHPAGNISNAGYFEKNVLPKGTPPAGGASRDPEPKKKENETASAGNSSVPGSGSFVLGFLESCNERRSAHGAKPLTEDPEMSRGAESWARHLLSQGRLKHSTTSHGENIWAKMGGADATLTGQEVVDAWYEEMKNYDFSQPGYQEKTGHFTQLVWRGSRAVGVGSASDRKGTVIVVAQFQPPGNITNPGFYERNVLPAGSKVTDQPEEEAAGKKTAGGSVATIPGKELGQFSRSLLDTVNQFRKQHGAGPLKLSPALSKEAQDWAEHLLQIKALQSSDTEHGENLWYRWASSTAPPTGTEVAESWYKECSKYDFSSPGFTSGAGNFTQMIWRASLQVGTGLATDGQGMFIAVAFYDPPGNIANEGYFQDNVLPKGTRL; from the exons ATGACACTCA gtggaTACTGGTCCCAGTTTGAGAAGGAGTTCCTGGCCTCTCACAATGATTACCGGCAGCAGCACGGAGCCCCAGCCCTGAAGCTCAGCCGTGATCTCAGCGAGGCCGCGCAGGAATGGGCCGAGCACCTGCTGAAGATCAGAGCCTTGAAGCACGGCTGCACAGGAGAGAATCTGTACTTCAGCAGCAGCTCCGTGCCCGCGGAGGTGTCAG GGAAGGATGCTGTGGGCAGCTGGTACAGCGAGATTAAGGACTACGACTTCAGCAAACCTGGATTTGGATTCAATACAG GTCACTTCACCCAGGTAGTGTGGAAGAGCTCCACTGAGGTGGGGGTGGGGAAGGCTACTGATGGGAAGATGACCTTTGTGGTTGGGCGATACAGCCCCCCCGGGAACGTCTCCAATCCTGGGTACTTCCAGGAGAATGTCTTGCCCAAGGGCAGTTCAG TGGGCAAGGAGAAGCCCGGCAGTGGCACTGCCCCCTCTGCTGCAGCCCTGAAGCCAGGCCGTGCCCCCGCCGGACCCCCTCCCTCTGTGGGGGAGAGCTCTGGGTTCGAGGCAGAGGTGCTGGAGACTCACAACGCTTACCGTCGGCAGCACGGAGCCCCTTCACTGCTCCTGGACGCGGGGCTGTGCCGCGAGAGCCAGGAATGGGCCGATCATCTTCTCAGCCTCCGCGCCCTGCAGCACAGCGACACCAGCTACGGGGAGAACATCTGGTTCAAGTGGAGCTCCAACAAGACGGACGCCACTG GTGAAGAGATTGTGGAGTCGTGGTACAGCGAGAGCAAGGATTACGATTTCAAACACCCGGGGTTCCAGAGCAACACAG gtCACTTCACCCAGGTGGTTTGGGTAGGCTCCCAGAGGATGGGCATCGGCAAGGCGACGGACGGTGAAGGAATGGTGATCGCGGTGGCTCGCTACCACCCGGCCGGTAACATCTCCAACGCGGGGTACTTCGAGAAGAACGTGCTGCCCAAGGGTACCCCACCAGCAGGGGGCGCCAGCAGGGACCCAGAGCCAAAGAAGAAAGAGAACGAGACAGCTTCAGCGGGGAACAGCAGCGTCCCAG GCTCAGGCAGCTTTGTGCTGGGCTTCCTGGAGTCGTGTAATGAGCGGCGGTCTGCTCACGGAGCCAAGCCCCTGACCGAGGACCCTGAGATGAGCAGGGGGGCAGAGAGCTGGGCCCGGCACCTCCTCTCCCAGGGCAGACTCAAGCACTCCACCACCTCCCACGGGGAGAACATCTGGGCCAAGATGGGCGGGGCGGACGCCACGCTGACAG GGCAGGAGGTGGTGGACGCCTGGTATGAGGAAATGAAGAACTACGACTTTTCCCAGCCGGGTTACCAGGAGAAAACAG GGCACTTCACCCAGCTGGTGTGGCGCGGGTCTCGCGCGGTGGGGGTGGGCAGTGCCTCGGACAGGAAGGGCACAGTCATCGTCGTGGCGCAGTTCCAGCCGCCCGGGAACATCACCAACCCCGGGTTCTACGAGCGCAACGTCCTGCCCGCCGGGTCGAAGGTCACCGACCAGCCCGAAGAGGAGGCTGCTGGGAAGAAGACCGCGGGTGGCAGCGTCGCCACCATACCAG GGAAGGAGCTGGGTCAGTTCTCTCGCTCTCTGCTGGACACAGTGAACCAGTTCAGGAAGCAGCACGGGGCGGGGCCTCTCAAACTAAGCCCCGCCCTCTCCAAGGAGGCGCAGGATTGGGCGGAACACCTACTGCAGATCAAAGCCCTGCAGAGCAGCGACACCGAGCACGGAGAGAACCTCTGGTACCGCTGGGCCTCCAGCACAGCGCCCCCTACAG GTACGGAGGTGGCAGAGTCCTGGTATAAAGAATGCAGCAAATACGATTTCAGCTCTCCAGGCTTCACGAGCGGCGCAG GGAACTTCACTCAGATGATCTGGAGAGCCTCGTTGCAGGTGGGAACAGGACTGGCGACGGACGGACAGGGAATGTTCATCGCCGTCGCGTTCTACGACCCCCCCGGAAACATCGCCAACGAAGGCTACTTCCAGGACAACGTGCTTCCCAAGGGGACCAGGCTCTAG